From Triticum urartu cultivar G1812 chromosome 2, Tu2.1, whole genome shotgun sequence, a single genomic window includes:
- the LOC125536556 gene encoding ribosome-recycling factor, chloroplastic, whose translation MALHAVSPAAAASPPCALSSARLPQRPGCGCLSNRSSLLSSSTNFMKFQSGAVGFFGVPLVLQHSDKRAVLRHATNEEIEEEKMIVEEQAKEKMEKAIETVQSNFNTVRTGRANPSMLDRIEVEYYGTPVNLKTIAQINTPDATSLLIQPYDKSCLKLIEKAIVAANIGVTPSNDGEVIRVTVPPLTSDRRKEMTKTVAKLSEEGKVAIRNIRRDAIKAYDKLEKEKKLSEDNVKDLSADLQKITDEYMKKVEAIQKQKEQELSKV comes from the exons GTTGTGGTTGTCTCTCAAACCGTTCATCCCTGTTAAGTTCGTCCACAAACTTCATGAAATTTCAGTCTGGAGCAGTGGGTTTCTTTGGTGTGCCTTTGGTTCTTCAACACTCGGACAAGAG AGCAGTTTTGAGGCATGCCACTAATGAAGAAATTGAGGAAGAAAAGATGATCGTTGAAGAACAAGCT AAAGAAAAGATGGAGAAGGCCATTGAAACAGTTCAATCGAACTTCAATACCGTCAGGACTGGGCGGGCAAACCCGTCTATGCTCGACAGGATTGAG GTTGAGTACTATGGAACTCCTGTAAACTTGAAGACTATTGCACAGATAAATACCCCAGATGCGACTTCTCTTCTTATCCAACCATATGACAAGTCTTG CCTCAAGCTCATTGAGAAAGCTATAGTTGCTGCAAATATTGGGGTAACACCAAGCAATGATGGAGAAGTGATACGAGTCACTGTCCCACCATTGACATCTGACCGCAGAAAG GAAATGACAAAAACCGTAGCCAAGTtatctgaagaaggcaag GTTGCTATCAGAAACATAAGACGAGATGCAATCAAAGCCTACGATAAGCTAGAGAAG GAAAAGAAACTTTCTGAAGATAATGTGAAGGATTTATCAGCCGATCTACAA AAAATCACAGACGAGTACATGAAAAAGGTTGAAGCCATCCAAAAGCAGAAGGAACAG GAGCTGAGCAAGGTTTAG